DNA sequence from the Patescibacteria group bacterium genome:
ATAACAAATTTATTATCGGCTCAATTGGCAGACTGGCCTATCCAAAAAATTACGAATTTTTAATTAACATTTTTCCCAAAATATTAAAATTAAAGCCAAACGCGGTTTGCATAATTTTTGGCGAGGGGCCAGAAAGAGAAAAATATGAAAAGTTAATAAATAAATTTGAGTTATCTGATATTTTTTTTCTACCTGGAGAATTTAAAAACGCTATGGATTATCTAAAAGCTTTTGATTTGTTTGTCTTGCCATCTAAATACGAAGGAATGCCGATGGTTTTACTTGGAGCACTTATTGCTGAAACAAAAATTCTTGCCAGCAATGTTGGTGGCAATAAAGAAATATTATCCGACAATCAACTTTATAACCTTGATGATGAAGAAACTTTTTTAAAATTAATATAAGTCAATCTTAGGACATAAATTCAACCAAACCCTCTGCCACCTTTTTCCAAGTAAAAACATTGTCGCCATAAAATTTAGCGCGTTTGCCCATCTCCTCAATTCTAGAAGGATTGGCACATAAATAAACCATCTTCTCTAAAAGACTGTCCCCATCTCCTGGTTTAGCCAATAAACCATTATCACCCTCTATTACCTGTTCTGCTAAACCAGTAAGGCTGGAAACAATTATTGGTAAACCAAATCCGAGGGACATACTTACGACGCCAGACTGGCTAGCTTTTGTGTATGGTAACACCATAACATCTGCCTTGTTCAAAAAATTCATAATTTGCTCGTCTGTCAACCATTGGTTATAAATCTCAACCCCCAAGGTATTCATGGCCTTAATTTGTTCCGTGTTGATATTCCCTTGTCCGGCAACAATAAGCTTCGCATCGCTAAATTGTTTCTTTACCCCCGTAAAGGCTTCAAGTAAAACTTCAAGTCCCTTGTATTTCTCGATTCTTCCTAGAAATAAAAAAGTAACGCCAGCGGGCGGATATTTAATCGGTGTTCGACGATTGTAAAATTGATAAGACCCTAGTGGTAAATGTTTAACTCTATCTTCTGGAAAAAATTCCTGAAGATTTTTTTTCATAAACTCACTGTGAACTATAATCTTGTCTGCATGTTTAAGAATAAATTTTTGTAAGAACACCATAATGTAATTATCTCTCTCTTTCGGTAAAAAAGGATTTTCATGTACCACATAAATAAAATTAAACCCAATTATTCTTTTTGCTAATACGACAAAAAACAACCAGGGATGAAAATGAGTCGCTACTATATTTTTAGCCTTCAAATAGTTTATCTGCCTAATAACAAAAAACCAACGTGAAGCCAAAAAAGTCCACTTCACAAAATCGCCAACGGTTGATTTATAAGTATCACACCAGACAATTGACCGATAAATAGACTCTTCCTTGTTCCATTTGTCAGCCAACTCATTCTCTCGACTTAAAAAAACACTATGTTTAATTTCCAAGTCAACCAGGGCTGACGACAACTCAAAAGAATCGATTACACCAGCTCCTTTTTTTTGGAGAGAAAGCTGAATTAACATTTTGCTAAATATTCCGTTGGTTCAATCAACGTCAAGGAATAGCCAAGGCCTTCAAGAAACGCCTTGCATTGTACCTCTAACTCATCACTGTGCGTTGACAAGAACACAACCGGACGTTTTGACGCTAAGGTTTTTTTGGCACCATTAAAAGCCAACATTTCCGCACCCTCAACATCCAATTTAATAACATCGGGATAAAGATTTTTACTTTCACAAAAATCATCGATACTAATAGCGCTAACATTATAAGTCCCCTCCTTGCTACTGATAGTATCAAGTACGCCTAGTTCATTCTCTTGAAGAAAAACCTCTCCACTAACATCACTTATGGCGCTATCTACAACTTCCACCTTGTCGGCGTTATTC
Encoded proteins:
- a CDS encoding FkbM family methyltransferase, translated to MKNYLVSLMKKIIIGLFNSLKKRGKISSILTGELRGHKWDYFSSAPSFYFGSFEKKKVKLFISSVVDAKVVFDIGSNVGYYSLLANKYMKEGKVFAFEPSRRNVEFLKKHMSLNNADKVEVVDSAISDVSGEVFLQENELGVLDTISSKEGTYNVSAISIDDFCESKNLYPDVIKLDVEGAEMLAFNGAKKTLASKRPVVFLSTHSDELEVQCKAFLEGLGYSLTLIEPTEYLAKC
- a CDS encoding glycosyltransferase family 4 protein; the encoded protein is MLIQLSLQKKGAGVIDSFELSSALVDLEIKHSVFLSRENELADKWNKEESIYRSIVWCDTYKSTVGDFVKWTFLASRWFFVIRQINYLKAKNIVATHFHPWLFFVVLAKRIIGFNFIYVVHENPFLPKERDNYIMVFLQKFILKHADKIIVHSEFMKKNLQEFFPEDRVKHLPLGSYQFYNRRTPIKYPPAGVTFLFLGRIEKYKGLEVLLEAFTGVKKQFSDAKLIVAGQGNINTEQIKAMNTLGVEIYNQWLTDEQIMNFLNKADVMVLPYTKASQSGVVSMSLGFGLPIIVSSLTGLAEQVIEGDNGLLAKPGDGDSLLEKMVYLCANPSRIEEMGKRAKFYGDNVFTWKKVAEGLVEFMS